The following proteins are co-located in the Ancylomarina subtilis genome:
- a CDS encoding Ig-like domain-containing protein: MGYPVGGPKDEESPVVKETIPPNFSTEVEGGKVNIYFNEFVQLKEINEKFVVSPPLDRKPTVNLRGKSIYVDMGDSLKPNTTYTLDFADGIADNNEGNPLGNFQYVFSTGKSLDSLSIQGHAVDAFTRLPFDIIL, translated from the coding sequence GGACGAAGAATCTCCTGTAGTTAAAGAAACAATTCCACCTAATTTTTCAACTGAAGTTGAAGGAGGAAAGGTGAATATCTATTTCAATGAATTTGTACAGTTGAAGGAGATTAATGAAAAATTCGTAGTATCTCCTCCTCTTGATAGAAAGCCGACTGTGAATTTACGTGGCAAATCTATATATGTTGATATGGGTGATAGCTTAAAGCCAAATACAACTTACACACTTGATTTTGCAGACGGTATTGCTGATAACAATGAAGGAAACCCTTTAGGTAATTTTCAGTATGTATTTTCTACCGGAAAGAGCCTTGATTCTTTAAGTATACAAGGACATGCCGTAGATGCCTTCACAAGGCTTCCCTTTGATATTATACTTTAA